Below is a genomic region from Gammaproteobacteria bacterium.
TCGGCCAGAACTGGCCGATGAGCAGATGAAACGGCGTCCCCTCCAGGAACACGCCGCGTAGAATGACCAGGAAATAGCGCAACGGATTGGCGTAGGTGATGTCCTGCAC
It encodes:
- a CDS encoding antibiotic ABC transporter permease, which produces VQDITYANPLRYFLVILRGVFLEGTPFHLLIGQFWPMAVIALLTLSAAGWLFRHRMY